GATCTTATCTATCATTTCAGGTGAATATAGTTGTCGTTGTAATTCAATGATAATCGTTTCAGTAGTGCTACCCCGCGGTATTTTAAGATTATCTGTCAGGTAATTGGCTAACCCGGTGTTGACAAAAGTATAGAAATCGAGGTTACCATCTTTAGCTGCTTTGGTAGCTTTATGCATATATTTATGTAGGATCTTACGAGCTTGTTTTTGCCTGACATAATTGACATCGGATGCCAATTTTGCTCTTTCTTTTCTATAAACGAAGGCGAGAGGAATAGTCAATGAGAACAACAACCAGGTTAGCCAATAGAATAATGAGCGGTTTAAATAACCGTTCTGATCTAGGTTAACAGCACTATAGATGTAATAAATATCTGCTCCCTCTGCTATTACATCCTGTTGCGCTACCGTCAAAGGGATAGTTCTCATTTCGGAGGGGTTGACGGATATTGGGTATGATGAAGTCTGTAGAGTTTGATAACTATTCCGTTCGGGATTATAAAAGGCAAAAGTTAATGCCGGAATATTAAAATTTCCTTCTTCGGTCAGGATAACTGGGTAACGAATTGTTTTACTGCCGGCTACACGTTCACCTTCGAGTTTGGAATCGGTTGTTACTTCAGGATCTATATGACGCAGATAAGTCGTTTGTGGGAATGGAGGCGGATCAAAGTGTTTGAAATTACCGTTTCCAGTGATCCGGAGAGTATAGGTGAAGGTATCTCCCACATTGAATTCCTGCTCACGGATCTCAGAGCGTATTTGGAAGTTACCGACAGCGCCAGTGAAGCTATCCGGTCTTCCCTCCAGCGGTAATTCTCTCACACTAATAGAGACAGGTTTACTGGCTACTCTGAGCTTGCGAGTTGAATCAAAATCAAAGAAAGTTCTCGGACGGACAATAATATCAGTATCGATCTCTAATGATGGTATTATCAAAGTTCCGCTTTGATTAGGGTAGAGGACTAAAGTACGGAGTCTCATGACATTAAAAAGTGAACCGCGATAATTTGTCCTCTGAAAGTTCATACGGTTAGCAAAGAAGATATCATCTTTCCAGAAACCGATGAAGTTTGGTTCATTAACATAGGTCAGGTTAGCAAGATCGTATCTACTATAAAGGTTGTAATGAACTACCAGCGGTTCTCCTCTCATGACTGTTGTCTTTGAGGGTTCAGCTAAGATGAAGATATTGTCGGCAATTTGTTCGGGTTCAACTGCTTGATCTCTAAACTGTCTGGACAGAGGAGGGGGTTGAGTAGTACCTTCTACTACGGTAATACGAATAGGATTAGTCGCTAAGGTTTGTTGGTCAGTTTGGATCGAGATAGGGGGGATGAGGAATTGCCCGGTTGTCTGAGGTCGGAGAGAATAGATATAGCTTCTGGAAACGGTACTGGTCATACGACCATTAACTATGGAAACAGATGATGAGGAGGATGTTGAAGTTCCGATATTAGTGAATCCGGAGATCTCCGGTAATTCCGGTTGTCCTACTTTGCCTGCATCTACGCCGGAAATCTCGATAGTGAACCGTAGGACATCATCCAAGCCAATTCTCGTTTGATCAACATAGGAATTAACAGAGAGCTCTGAAGCCAATAAAGGGATCAGAACCATAGATAAGATGATCAATGACCAAACTGTTCTTCTTCTCATACTGTTCCTCAAGTTATACTATACCACGATCTGTAATAAACACTACCAAAATCTTCCTCGTAAGTTTTGTTGTTCTCTTTCGCGTTCCCGTTGTTCTTCCAAGAATTCTCGCTCTCTGGACATAAGTGTTCGGAGAATATTTTCTGCTTCTTCTAATTGACGTTCTCTGTCAGGGTCACTCTCTTCTGGCTGATCTCCCTCTCCTTCCTGTCTTTCTACTACCTCTGCCTCTTCTCCCTCTTCTGAATCATCAGGTTGGGCATCAGCTTGCTGTTGTTGATCCTGCTCATCTTCGTCTTCTCCTTCACCCGACTCCGGTTGCTTTTGAGTTTCTTCACCCATCTCTTGTAACAGTAATCTCGTCAACTCATAATTATAACGGGCATCGAAATTATCCGGGTCTGTCAAGATGGCATTTCGATAACTCTCCAGCGCTTCTTTATAGTTCTGTTGCTCAAAAAGAGCATTGCCTATATTGTGATAAATATTGGATTTAAGAGGAAACTCTTCATCTCTTAATGCTCTGCCGTATTCAGATAAAGCAGCATCCAAATTTCCTTCCCGGAAATGACTGTTACCTAAATTGAAGTGTAAAGCACCCTCACCGGGATGATTGAGCACATTTTCTTCAAAGTTCTGGCGTGCTTCTTCATAACTCTGATTTTCATAGGATCTAATACCGCGTAAATTACGTAAAACTTTATCATAAGTTAAATTGACAGCAGAAATATAAGTAAAAGTACTAAGACAAATCAATATGGTGATTAGCTTTAGCATATAATACTCCTGATCTTATCTGCATCATATCTTCTATATAAAACAATCATTCGGATCATAAATTTCTCTCCTGGGGTATATTTTTTTTATAGAGAATAAGTACTTCCAAGAAGAGTAGAAAAAGAGCAAAAAAAGCGAAATAATGATATCGTTCTCTATAACGTACATATTCGCGAGCTTCATATTTTTCTCGCTCCAGAGCTTCAATATCACGTAAAATTTCGAATATCTCTGCCCGATGCGGTGTGACGTGATAGAATCTGCCACCGGTTACCTGTGCTATTCTATTGAGTGTTGTGGCGTCGAGTTTAGAGATGACTACATTGCCAGCACCATCTTTGGCATATTCGATGTTTCCTTGGGCTGTTCTGATAGGAATAGGGCTTCCCTCTGTCGAACCTACACCCAAAGCATGAATCACTATACCTTGATCGGCTATCTTCTCTGCTTGGGAAATACCTTGACCCTCTAAATCCTCTCCATCGCTAATCAAGATTATTATCCTCTCTTTATCGGGTTCTTGGAAGAGATTACTCGCCGTTTCCAAAGCATAGGCAATGTTTGTTCCAGAAACAGGGATAGTATCAGTATCTAATAAACTAAGAAACATCTTAGCTGCTGCATAATCATCGGTCAAAGGTAATTGTACAAAGCTCTCTCCAGCAAAAGGCACCAAAGCAATGCGATCTCCTCTTAACTGATCTATAAATAACGAGATGTGATCTTTTGCCCGTTGTAAGCGGTTTGGGCGTATATCGGTCGCTTCCATTGATTTAGAGACATCAATGCAAATCACAATATCCAGACCCTCTTTAGTTACTATCTGCATCTCTTGTCCCCAGCGTGGTCTGGCTGCTGCTAAGATCAAGAAAAGGGAAGCTATGATGATCAATAGGTTCTTCAGTGACCAATGAAAATGTGAAAACTGAGCAAGATAAAATTTAAAGAACCGTTGATCCGCAAATTTCGAAAAGCGCTTCTTCTGCCATACTTTGGCTGAACTGAGTAAGATCAGCATTAAAGGTATCACTAAGAGTAACAGAAGGTAATTCGGTGCTGCCCAATTCATTACACAACCTCCAAAACTCGGACAGATTTATCGGTTACGCTGATATAAGACAGTCGTTCGTCTTGAGATATATCATAGTTAATACCCATATTATGCAATAAATTAGCAACCATTATACTATAAATTAGTTTAAGTATATCATTCTTTATCATTGTATATCAACCAATTATGGGAAATCAATCTGTAACAAAGTTCGGTAAATATATTCCAAGAATAAGAGTATCAGTGCCACTAATAGTAACCAGTAGAATATCTCAGTATAACGATAGTAGTGTTCGATCTCATATTCAGTTTGTTCCAGAGCATCAATTTCACGTAAAACTCTTGCGAATTCATTTGTATCAGTAGCTTCCCAAGCTCCGTCAACACCAGTAATTCGGGCTATTTGATGCAGGGTATTCATATCATAATCTATCTGTACTCTTCTGTACTGAGTACCATAGATCGGGTGATGAAATGGAAAGTCAACAAGTCCGTGACTTCCAATACCGACCGCATAGATCTTAATATCGAAAGTAGCAGCGAGATGAGCAGCGGTAATAGGGTCAATTTCACCGGAGTTGTTCACTCCATCAGTAATCAAGACAATGACTTTTGATTCAGCATCGGAATCTTTTAATCTAGCGACAGCAGTGGCAATACCCATGCCAATAGCAGTACCTGACGCATCTTCCGGGAAATCTATATTCTCAATAATATGACGTAAGAGATTGTAATCATTGGTCAACGGACAGAGGGTAAAGGCA
The sequence above is a segment of the Candidatus Cloacimonadota bacterium genome. Coding sequences within it:
- a CDS encoding BatD family protein, which gives rise to MRRRTVWSLIILSMVLIPLLASELSVNSYVDQTRIGLDDVLRFTIEISGVDAGKVGQPELPEISGFTNIGTSTSSSSSVSIVNGRMTSTVSRSYIYSLRPQTTGQFLIPPISIQTDQQTLATNPIRITVVEGTTQPPPLSRQFRDQAVEPEQIADNIFILAEPSKTTVMRGEPLVVHYNLYSRYDLANLTYVNEPNFIGFWKDDIFFANRMNFQRTNYRGSLFNVMRLRTLVLYPNQSGTLIIPSLEIDTDIIVRPRTFFDFDSTRKLRVASKPVSISVRELPLEGRPDSFTGAVGNFQIRSEIREQEFNVGDTFTYTLRITGNGNFKHFDPPPFPQTTYLRHIDPEVTTDSKLEGERVAGSKTIRYPVILTEEGNFNIPALTFAFYNPERNSYQTLQTSSYPISVNPSEMRTIPLTVAQQDVIAEGADIYYIYSAVNLDQNGYLNRSLFYWLTWLLFSLTIPLAFVYRKERAKLASDVNYVRQKQARKILHKYMHKATKAAKDGNLDFYTFVNTGLANYLTDNLKIPRGSTTETIIIELQRQLYSPEMIDKIRKIINRCLEARFMPGGFIKDKIAEDYRELQDTVALISRQKKNSKKQNEIVEKGK
- a CDS encoding tetratricopeptide repeat protein codes for the protein MLKLITILICLSTFTYISAVNLTYDKVLRNLRGIRSYENQSYEEARQNFEENVLNHPGEGALHFNLGNSHFREGNLDAALSEYGRALRDEEFPLKSNIYHNIGNALFEQQNYKEALESYRNAILTDPDNFDARYNYELTRLLLQEMGEETQKQPESGEGEDEDEQDQQQQADAQPDDSEEGEEAEVVERQEGEGDQPEESDPDRERQLEEAENILRTLMSREREFLEEQREREREQQNLRGRFW
- a CDS encoding VWA domain-containing protein; this translates as MNWAAPNYLLLLLVIPLMLILLSSAKVWQKKRFSKFADQRFFKFYLAQFSHFHWSLKNLLIIIASLFLILAAARPRWGQEMQIVTKEGLDIVICIDVSKSMEATDIRPNRLQRAKDHISLFIDQLRGDRIALVPFAGESFVQLPLTDDYAAAKMFLSLLDTDTIPVSGTNIAYALETASNLFQEPDKERIIILISDGEDLEGQGISQAEKIADQGIVIHALGVGSTEGSPIPIRTAQGNIEYAKDGAGNVVISKLDATTLNRIAQVTGGRFYHVTPHRAEIFEILRDIEALEREKYEAREYVRYRERYHYFAFFALFLLFLEVLILYKKNIPQERNL
- a CDS encoding VWA domain-containing protein, with amino-acid sequence MIFEFVYPYLLWLLFIIPFLWLYELFIKNKKRVRISYSRLDILKETARHNSFLSYIPLIIRSLMITALIFALAQPRLKDRQEIIRGRGIDIMLSIDVSGSMQALDFKPKNRLEAAKRVALDFIDQRVNDRIGVVVFAPHAFTLCPLTNDYNLLRHIIENIDFPEDASGTAIGMGIATAVARLKDSDAESKVIVLITDGVNNSGEIDPITAAHLAATFDIKIYAVGIGSHGLVDFPFHHPIYGTQYRRVQIDYDMNTLHQIARITGVDGAWEATDTNEFARVLREIDALEQTEYEIEHYYRYTEIFYWLLLVALILLFLEYIYRTLLQIDFP